A region from the Corallococcus caeni genome encodes:
- a CDS encoding SpoIID/LytB domain-containing protein, producing the protein MNAAGVAVLIAALVAGTAADARSTSSSPGAIAREAKPKPAADTQVDVRILSKHRPARLRLDGPRSLEVVATGDTLIVEGRPQPNVLRLDAGRWHVRGRGVDRRYEAALSLEARDGELIVVATFALEAYVAAVTASETEVDTPFEALRAQAITARSYVLASGKRHDEARACDLTHCQVLRGEGFARHLRRARDAARSTEGIVLRLSDGAIALAPFHASCGGHTAEPVAVFGAPDRTGAAAVPDRCPASPWRAVVPRARVSAAASDALGGPAQAEDLLLDRDSSGAVVRIVDRASGRDARGDAFFRALGARAGWDRIRSARFSMTLGGDQALLEGQGHGHGVGLCQAGAALLARQGWTAEQLLAHYFPRALPGKLAGK; encoded by the coding sequence ATGAACGCGGCGGGCGTCGCCGTGCTCATCGCCGCGCTGGTGGCGGGCACGGCTGCCGATGCCAGGAGCACGTCCTCCAGCCCTGGAGCCATCGCGCGTGAGGCGAAGCCGAAGCCCGCCGCCGATACGCAGGTCGACGTGCGGATCCTCTCCAAGCACCGCCCTGCGCGGTTGAGGCTGGATGGCCCGCGCTCGCTGGAGGTCGTGGCGACGGGGGACACGCTCATCGTGGAGGGCCGTCCGCAACCGAACGTGCTCCGGCTGGACGCGGGCCGCTGGCATGTCCGGGGCCGGGGCGTGGATCGACGCTACGAGGCCGCGCTGTCGCTGGAGGCCCGGGACGGGGAGTTGATCGTCGTCGCCACCTTCGCGCTGGAGGCCTACGTCGCCGCCGTCACCGCCAGCGAGACCGAGGTCGACACCCCCTTCGAAGCGCTCCGGGCCCAGGCCATCACCGCCCGCAGCTATGTGCTCGCCTCCGGCAAGCGGCACGACGAGGCCCGGGCCTGCGACCTCACCCACTGCCAGGTCCTTCGCGGCGAGGGCTTCGCTCGCCACCTGCGCCGCGCCCGCGATGCCGCCCGCTCCACCGAAGGCATCGTGCTGCGCCTGTCCGATGGCGCCATTGCCCTCGCTCCCTTCCACGCAAGCTGCGGCGGACATACGGCCGAGCCCGTGGCCGTGTTCGGGGCTCCGGACCGCACTGGCGCCGCCGCCGTGCCAGACCGCTGCCCCGCGTCTCCGTGGCGCGCGGTCGTGCCTCGCGCGCGGGTGTCGGCCGCCGCGTCGGATGCGCTCGGTGGCCCCGCGCAGGCGGAGGATCTGCTGCTGGACCGGGACTCCAGCGGGGCGGTGGTGCGCATCGTGGACCGCGCTTCGGGACGCGATGCGCGGGGCGATGCCTTCTTCCGCGCGCTCGGGGCCCGCGCCGGGTGGGATCGGATCCGCAGCGCGAGGTTCTCCATGACGCTCGGGGGTGACCAGGCACTCCTCGAAGGGCAGGGCCATGGTCACGGTGTCGGGCTCTGCCAGGCCGGCGCGGCCCTGCTCGCACGGCAGGGGTGGACCGCAGAGCAGTTGCTCGCGCACTACTTCCCGCGCGCCCTCCCCGGGAAGCTCGCGGGCAAGTGA
- a CDS encoding alpha-2-macroglobulin family protein: protein MRRLSLLALCLVVATACSRGDKDAKGGPSETGTAPTPSSKSPGLAVEPLPEPPALKIDAQDAAEQGPLTIAAVRPQGQAYGNVRPTITFTKPMIALGSVAAERGLAAPASISPALEGEWRWLGSASVEFVPGSPVKLGTQYTVTVPAGLKAMDGTALAEPYTFQFETPRPAIQTAQPEAEYRWLEPEQVFTLTFNQAVKDLAQHARLEPATGAPVPLTLVKATPYAELKETQVGSGPERKSQDRRVKYELKPARKLPAGTQFTLVVDGELTGTDGPLPMGEAVRYAYATYGALKMESAGACVFTWGEEKCSYGPLILFTSNELDAESLKGKVTLEPKAEIDWERVQTQRPWAGAELKNPYVSLPGRYRPGTTYKIKVAAGYKDLFGQTGPAFQGEVTLADVDPAFDSGSREALVEASGDGSIPLVTTNVPEIQAEVWSLSPAQLAQLIDTNEWPSTEPFRTTVDTKAARNVERTSPLDLRQAFNGAKTGLFLARLTAPTLKERYPHRVIGQVTDLAVHAKLGAASGVVWVTSLATGAPVPDAQLTLWDKAGTEHWTGTTDANGLAKVPGLSELLKPKDESSWSTPWAMVSAVKDADIGVTLSTWEGGMSPGAFSLQSAWEGRVPDSLGFVFADRGIYRPGDDVMLKGVARYRRLGVLKSPPANTKAQITVTSSRGEKVFQTEAAVTKYGTFRADLKLGKDLPLGYYDVAAKLKVGGESLSYGGTFRVEEYRAPQFRVDVAVPKRDAAAGDPLTARVDARYLFGGAMGDAQVRWNVQRASSFFAPPGNEAFTFGVNTWWWDDEHPETSTESFGSGDGRTDAQGQLALALGTADAPGGKTWEYTLEAEVEDVNRQRVANRNLIIVHPADVYAGLRLLSTGFAEAGKEVGLEVIAVSPEGKRQDGVAVDVNVKRRDWKSIRKKGDGGQWFTVTEPVETEAAKCSVKSAATPQACRFTPAEPGLYVMEAVATDAKGRKATTRDSLYVTGSGWVSWQRNDTDRIDLVADKQLYDVGDTAKVLVKSPYPQADALVTVEREGVLSVRRVKLKGSATALDIPLGEGAIPNVYVGVVLVRGRVEAAKGIESGDDPGRPAVRVGYTQLRVEKKAKRLSVALTPDAPEKRPRDKVTVDVAVKDSAGKGAKAEVTLWAVDEGVLRLTGYKAPDPLDAMFQERGLSVRIGEPLIHLVLRKLYGEKGSRPGGSGGSDTTGSGIRSNFKTTAVFQSVETDDQGQAKVEFTLPDNLTTFRIMAVAVTDADRFGVGESKVQVAKPLLALPALPRLVRVGDKAEAGVVIHTTNPAIKEAKVTAQLTGVRVEGPMEKTVQLDGKAREVRFTFVAEQPGTAVLRFAVAGGGETDAVEQKIPVQLPVGMEAVAVYGDTTSERVEGLQPPGGVRPGMGGLTVTMSSTVMGGFDESMNQLVDYPYGCLEQMSSRLVPFVALRELSGKFGVAWTGGSDEQKQAFVRSFLSDDALKTQGTLDPDTVVAATVRRIEALQNHDGGFRFWASSDCSSPYASAYATLALARAKEVGYAVNAGVLDKAKKFLADKVAAGVCSQCAYGCSAVGPETRAFALYTLARMGAPRPSYYNELFEQRQKLPLFARAMLTDAIFVGKGNRAQGQKMLQELLNTAQETAAGVHFQETDPKTYAPLWSSDTRTTALVLQTLVDVQPDHPYVSKMGRYLASAREGDGRFRNTQEAAFTLMALSEVVRRKETAVPSFEAVVKLGGQVLASADFKGRDMGVKTVQVPVEKLGPADKAQPFTFGVNGTGNLYYGALLRYAPAQLPVDPMDRGIIVQRWFEPYSGGGQAKAARAGELVRVRVRVATPMRRNFVAVDVPLPAGLEPVDTSLASTASLPGPAGSGEEEGPGEGYEYESGEDLSETDEGKNVWATRFWSPFNHTEMRDDRVVFFADELPPGVHVTSFVARATTPGDFVLKPAHAEEMYAPEVFGRSEGGRFPVLMPDEVASK, encoded by the coding sequence ATGCGCAGACTCTCCCTGCTGGCCCTCTGCCTCGTCGTCGCGACCGCGTGTTCGCGGGGCGACAAGGACGCGAAGGGCGGCCCGTCGGAGACCGGCACCGCGCCGACTCCGTCCTCGAAGTCCCCTGGCCTCGCCGTCGAGCCGCTGCCCGAGCCTCCCGCGCTGAAGATCGACGCCCAGGACGCCGCGGAGCAGGGCCCGCTCACCATCGCGGCCGTGCGGCCCCAGGGCCAGGCCTACGGCAACGTCCGGCCGACCATCACCTTCACCAAGCCGATGATCGCCCTGGGCTCCGTCGCCGCGGAGCGCGGCCTGGCGGCGCCCGCGAGCATCTCCCCCGCGCTGGAAGGGGAGTGGCGCTGGCTGGGCTCCGCGAGCGTGGAGTTCGTGCCGGGCTCCCCCGTGAAGCTGGGGACGCAGTACACGGTGACGGTGCCCGCGGGCCTCAAGGCCATGGACGGCACCGCGCTGGCGGAGCCGTACACCTTCCAGTTCGAGACGCCGCGCCCCGCCATCCAGACCGCGCAACCGGAGGCGGAGTACCGCTGGCTGGAGCCGGAGCAGGTCTTCACGCTGACCTTCAACCAGGCGGTGAAGGACCTGGCGCAGCACGCGCGCCTGGAGCCCGCGACCGGCGCGCCCGTGCCGCTCACGCTGGTGAAGGCGACGCCGTACGCGGAGCTGAAGGAGACGCAGGTGGGCAGCGGCCCGGAGCGCAAGTCGCAGGACCGCCGCGTGAAGTACGAGCTGAAGCCCGCGCGGAAGCTGCCCGCGGGCACGCAGTTCACCCTGGTGGTGGACGGCGAGCTGACGGGCACGGACGGCCCGCTGCCCATGGGGGAGGCGGTGCGCTACGCGTACGCCACCTACGGCGCGCTCAAGATGGAGTCCGCGGGCGCGTGCGTCTTCACCTGGGGCGAGGAGAAGTGCTCCTACGGCCCGCTCATCCTCTTCACGTCCAACGAGCTGGACGCCGAATCGCTCAAGGGCAAGGTGACGCTGGAGCCCAAGGCGGAGATCGACTGGGAGCGCGTGCAGACGCAGCGGCCGTGGGCGGGCGCGGAGCTGAAGAACCCCTACGTGTCGCTGCCCGGCCGCTACCGCCCCGGCACCACGTACAAGATCAAGGTCGCCGCGGGCTACAAGGACCTCTTCGGGCAGACGGGCCCCGCCTTCCAGGGCGAGGTGACGCTGGCGGACGTGGATCCGGCCTTCGACTCGGGCTCGCGCGAGGCGCTGGTGGAGGCGTCCGGTGACGGCTCCATCCCGCTGGTGACGACCAACGTCCCGGAGATCCAGGCGGAGGTGTGGTCGCTGTCCCCCGCGCAGCTCGCGCAGCTCATCGACACCAACGAGTGGCCGTCCACGGAGCCCTTCCGGACGACGGTGGACACGAAGGCCGCGCGCAACGTGGAGCGCACGTCGCCGCTGGACCTGCGCCAGGCGTTCAACGGCGCGAAGACGGGCCTGTTCCTCGCGCGGCTCACGGCGCCGACGCTCAAGGAGCGCTACCCGCACCGCGTCATCGGGCAGGTGACGGACCTGGCCGTGCACGCGAAGCTGGGCGCTGCCTCCGGCGTGGTCTGGGTGACGTCGCTGGCGACGGGCGCCCCGGTGCCGGACGCGCAGCTGACGCTCTGGGACAAGGCGGGCACGGAGCACTGGACGGGCACGACGGACGCCAATGGCCTGGCGAAGGTGCCGGGCCTGTCGGAGCTGCTCAAGCCCAAGGACGAGTCCTCCTGGAGCACGCCCTGGGCCATGGTGTCCGCGGTGAAGGACGCGGACATCGGCGTGACGCTGTCCACGTGGGAGGGCGGCATGTCGCCCGGCGCGTTCTCATTGCAGAGCGCGTGGGAGGGCCGCGTCCCGGACAGCCTGGGCTTCGTATTCGCCGACCGCGGCATCTACCGCCCCGGTGACGACGTGATGCTCAAGGGCGTGGCGCGCTACCGCCGCCTGGGCGTGCTCAAGTCGCCGCCCGCGAACACGAAGGCGCAGATCACGGTGACCAGCTCGCGCGGGGAGAAGGTCTTCCAGACGGAGGCCGCCGTCACGAAGTACGGCACCTTCCGCGCGGACCTCAAGCTGGGCAAGGACCTGCCGCTCGGCTACTACGACGTGGCCGCGAAGCTGAAGGTCGGCGGCGAGTCGCTGAGCTACGGCGGCACCTTCCGCGTGGAGGAGTACCGCGCGCCGCAGTTCCGCGTGGACGTGGCGGTGCCCAAGAGGGACGCCGCGGCCGGCGATCCGCTCACCGCCCGCGTGGACGCGCGCTACCTGTTCGGCGGCGCCATGGGCGACGCGCAGGTGCGCTGGAACGTGCAGCGCGCCAGCTCCTTCTTCGCGCCCCCGGGCAACGAGGCCTTCACCTTCGGCGTGAACACCTGGTGGTGGGACGACGAGCACCCGGAGACCAGCACTGAATCGTTCGGCTCCGGTGACGGCCGCACGGACGCGCAGGGGCAGCTGGCGCTGGCGCTGGGCACGGCGGACGCGCCCGGCGGCAAGACGTGGGAGTACACGCTGGAGGCGGAGGTGGAGGACGTCAACCGCCAGCGCGTCGCCAACCGCAACCTCATCATCGTGCACCCCGCGGACGTCTACGCGGGCCTGCGCCTGCTCTCCACCGGCTTCGCGGAGGCGGGCAAGGAGGTGGGCCTGGAGGTCATCGCCGTCTCCCCGGAGGGCAAGCGCCAGGACGGCGTCGCGGTGGACGTGAACGTCAAGCGCCGCGACTGGAAGTCCATCCGCAAGAAGGGCGACGGCGGCCAGTGGTTCACCGTCACGGAGCCCGTGGAGACGGAGGCGGCGAAGTGCTCGGTGAAGAGCGCGGCGACGCCGCAGGCGTGCAGGTTCACCCCCGCGGAGCCCGGCCTGTACGTGATGGAGGCGGTGGCCACGGACGCGAAGGGCCGCAAGGCGACGACGCGCGACTCGCTCTACGTCACCGGCTCCGGCTGGGTGTCCTGGCAGCGCAACGACACGGACCGCATCGACCTGGTGGCGGACAAGCAGCTGTACGACGTGGGGGACACCGCGAAGGTGCTGGTGAAGAGCCCGTACCCGCAGGCGGATGCGCTCGTCACGGTGGAGCGCGAGGGCGTGCTCAGCGTGCGCCGCGTGAAGCTCAAGGGCAGCGCCACCGCGCTGGACATCCCGCTGGGCGAGGGCGCCATCCCCAACGTCTACGTGGGCGTGGTGCTGGTGCGCGGCCGCGTGGAGGCGGCCAAGGGCATCGAGTCCGGTGACGACCCGGGCCGCCCCGCCGTCCGCGTGGGCTACACGCAGCTGCGCGTGGAGAAGAAGGCCAAGCGCCTGTCGGTGGCGCTGACGCCGGACGCGCCGGAGAAGCGCCCGCGCGACAAGGTGACGGTGGACGTCGCGGTGAAGGACTCGGCGGGCAAGGGCGCGAAGGCGGAGGTGACGCTCTGGGCCGTGGATGAAGGCGTGCTGCGGCTGACGGGCTACAAGGCCCCGGATCCGCTGGACGCGATGTTCCAGGAGCGCGGCCTGTCGGTGCGCATCGGCGAGCCGCTCATCCACCTGGTGCTGCGCAAGCTGTACGGCGAGAAGGGCTCGCGGCCGGGCGGCTCCGGCGGCTCCGACACGACGGGCTCCGGCATCCGGTCCAACTTCAAGACGACGGCGGTCTTCCAGTCGGTGGAGACGGACGACCAGGGCCAGGCGAAGGTGGAGTTCACGCTGCCGGACAACCTGACCACCTTCCGCATCATGGCCGTGGCCGTGACGGACGCGGACCGCTTCGGCGTGGGGGAGAGCAAGGTGCAGGTGGCCAAGCCGCTGCTGGCGCTGCCGGCGCTGCCCCGGCTGGTGCGCGTGGGCGACAAGGCGGAGGCGGGCGTGGTCATCCACACCACGAACCCGGCCATCAAGGAGGCCAAAGTCACCGCGCAGCTCACCGGCGTGCGCGTGGAGGGCCCCATGGAGAAGACGGTGCAGCTGGACGGCAAGGCCCGCGAGGTGCGCTTCACCTTCGTGGCCGAGCAGCCAGGCACCGCGGTGCTGCGCTTCGCCGTCGCGGGCGGCGGGGAGACGGACGCGGTGGAGCAGAAGATCCCCGTGCAGCTGCCCGTGGGCATGGAGGCCGTGGCGGTCTACGGCGACACGACGAGCGAGCGCGTGGAGGGGCTCCAGCCGCCGGGCGGCGTGCGTCCGGGCATGGGCGGCCTCACGGTGACGATGTCCTCCACGGTGATGGGCGGGTTCGACGAGTCGATGAACCAGCTCGTGGACTATCCCTACGGCTGCCTGGAGCAGATGTCGTCGCGGCTGGTGCCGTTCGTCGCGCTGCGCGAGCTGTCGGGCAAGTTCGGCGTGGCGTGGACCGGCGGCTCGGACGAGCAGAAGCAGGCGTTCGTCCGGAGCTTCCTCAGCGATGACGCGCTGAAGACGCAGGGCACGCTGGATCCGGACACGGTGGTGGCGGCGACGGTGCGCAGGATCGAAGCGCTCCAGAACCACGACGGTGGCTTCCGCTTCTGGGCCTCCAGCGACTGCTCGTCGCCGTATGCCTCCGCGTACGCGACGCTGGCGCTCGCCCGGGCCAAGGAGGTGGGCTACGCGGTGAACGCGGGCGTGCTCGACAAGGCGAAGAAGTTCCTGGCGGACAAGGTGGCCGCGGGCGTGTGCTCGCAGTGCGCCTACGGCTGCAGCGCGGTGGGGCCGGAGACGCGGGCCTTCGCGCTCTACACGTTGGCGCGCATGGGGGCGCCGCGGCCGTCGTACTACAACGAGCTGTTCGAGCAGCGGCAGAAGCTGCCGCTCTTCGCGCGGGCGATGCTGACGGACGCCATCTTCGTGGGGAAGGGCAACCGCGCGCAGGGCCAGAAGATGCTCCAGGAGCTGCTCAACACGGCCCAGGAGACCGCGGCGGGCGTGCACTTCCAGGAGACGGACCCGAAGACGTACGCGCCGCTCTGGTCCTCCGACACGCGCACCACGGCGCTGGTGCTCCAGACGCTGGTGGACGTGCAGCCGGACCACCCCTACGTGTCGAAGATGGGGCGCTACCTGGCGTCCGCGCGCGAGGGGGACGGGCGCTTCCGCAACACGCAGGAGGCGGCCTTCACGCTGATGGCCCTGTCCGAAGTGGTGCGCCGCAAGGAGACGGCCGTGCCGTCGTTCGAGGCGGTGGTGAAGCTGGGCGGACAGGTGCTGGCCTCCGCCGACTTCAAGGGCCGCGACATGGGCGTGAAGACGGTGCAGGTGCCGGTGGAGAAGCTGGGCCCGGCGGACAAGGCGCAGCCCTTCACCTTCGGGGTGAACGGCACGGGCAACCTCTACTACGGGGCGCTCCTGCGCTACGCGCCGGCGCAGCTGCCGGTGGACCCGATGGACCGGGGCATCATCGTCCAGCGCTGGTTCGAGCCGTACTCGGGCGGCGGTCAGGCGAAGGCCGCCCGCGCGGGTGAGCTGGTGCGCGTGCGCGTGCGCGTGGCCACGCCGATGCGCCGCAACTTCGTGGCGGTGGACGTGCCGCTGCCCGCGGGCCTGGAGCCGGTGGACACGTCGCTGGCCAGCACGGCGAGCCTGCCGGGCCCCGCGGGCTCCGGCGAGGAGGAGGGCCCCGGCGAGGGCTACGAGTACGAGAGCGGGGAGGACCTGTCGGAGACGGACGAGGGCAAGAACGTCTGGGCGACGCGCTTCTGGTCGCCGTTCAACCACACGGAGATGCGGGATGACCGCGTGGTGTTCTTCGCCGACGAGCTGCCCCCCGGCGTGCACGTGACGAGCTTCGTCGCCCGGGCCACGACGCCGGGTGACTTCGTGCTCAAGCCCGCGCACGCGGAGGAGATGTACGCGCCGGAGGTGTTCGGCCGCTCCGAGGGTGGGCGCTTCCCGGTGCTGATGCCGGACGAGGTCGCTTCGAAGTGA
- the pbpC gene encoding penicillin-binding protein 1C translates to MKRLTLRGAMRAVAVVAALGVVGCAAFVAWPLPGTLLSREALSSLVLTDRTGHALREVLSREDGRSVGLPGGRIPPRVRQAFIAAEDQRFTWHPGVDVVAVARAARDNVSAGRIVSGASTIPQQLARRLVPRERSWWGKAGEALWALRLTAHLPKEQVLLEYLDRVPLGNSTFGVEAAAQRYFGRPAERLSAGQAALLAGMARSPARRDPYRRPEMAMAGMRDVLSRMVEEGFLTKEEAKAAEETPLDLVPPERVFEVPHLTTALLQRLPELGLDRASRIETTIDPALQAAVEKAITEELRGLAHRRVGEAAAIVLDNATGEVLAYVGSSDFLDEEKGGQNDGVRSLRQPGSALKPFAYGLALSKGFTPSSVLADVEVHLATPGGAYVPKNYDRRVHGPVRLRAALASSYNIPAVRVADALGPEQVLRVLREAGFQSLTESASHYGVGIVLGNGDVTLRELARAYRGLARGGVVGPLREVRAAFGPDGKALRIPQELEEHRFLAARPVELLTDVLADEAARAPAFGLDNALRLPFRVAAKTGTSRAHVDNWAAGFTRERTVAVWVGNFDGTPMRGVSGITGAGPVFARVMSLAMRGLRAAPLVDRSHFESAEICPLSGERASPNCPGAMKEVYLPGTAPRHECKMHRSDGALDVGPAYLAWAQAEGLTSTSVSAEGGPGMEPGFILPANGDEFLVEPELPESAQAVPVRVMAPRGAKLLELRTDDGRRIELRPPFVTRLPAVEGERRLELWAPGGSEPLAVTRYRVR, encoded by the coding sequence ATGAAGCGCCTCACGCTTCGCGGGGCAATGCGCGCCGTGGCGGTCGTCGCGGCGCTCGGGGTGGTGGGCTGCGCGGCCTTCGTCGCGTGGCCCCTGCCGGGGACGTTGTTGTCCCGCGAGGCGCTGTCCTCGCTGGTGCTCACCGACCGCACGGGCCACGCCCTGCGCGAGGTGCTCTCCCGCGAGGACGGACGCAGTGTGGGCCTTCCGGGGGGACGCATCCCCCCGAGGGTGCGGCAGGCCTTCATCGCCGCGGAGGATCAACGCTTCACGTGGCATCCGGGCGTGGACGTGGTGGCGGTGGCGCGGGCGGCGCGCGACAACGTGTCGGCCGGGCGCATCGTGTCCGGCGCGTCCACGATTCCGCAGCAGCTGGCGCGCAGGCTGGTGCCCCGCGAGCGCTCGTGGTGGGGCAAGGCCGGCGAGGCGCTGTGGGCGCTGCGGCTGACGGCGCACCTGCCCAAGGAGCAGGTGCTGCTGGAGTACCTGGACCGCGTGCCGCTGGGGAACTCCACGTTCGGCGTGGAGGCGGCGGCGCAGCGGTACTTCGGGCGGCCGGCGGAGCGGCTGTCGGCGGGGCAGGCGGCGCTGCTCGCGGGGATGGCGCGCTCACCCGCGCGGAGGGATCCCTACCGGCGGCCGGAGATGGCGATGGCCGGGATGCGCGACGTGCTCTCGCGCATGGTGGAGGAGGGCTTCCTGACGAAGGAGGAGGCGAAGGCGGCGGAGGAGACGCCGCTGGACCTGGTGCCTCCGGAGCGCGTGTTCGAGGTGCCGCACCTGACGACGGCGCTGCTCCAGCGGCTGCCGGAGCTGGGGTTGGACCGTGCGTCGCGCATCGAGACGACCATCGACCCTGCGCTCCAGGCGGCGGTGGAGAAGGCCATCACGGAGGAGCTGCGCGGGCTGGCGCACCGGCGCGTGGGCGAGGCGGCGGCCATCGTCCTGGACAACGCGACGGGCGAGGTGCTCGCGTACGTGGGGTCCTCGGACTTCCTGGACGAGGAGAAGGGCGGACAGAACGACGGCGTGCGCTCGCTGCGGCAGCCGGGGTCGGCGCTCAAGCCGTTCGCGTACGGGCTGGCGCTGAGCAAGGGCTTCACGCCGTCGAGCGTGCTCGCGGACGTGGAGGTGCACCTGGCGACGCCGGGCGGCGCGTACGTGCCGAAGAACTACGACCGGCGCGTGCACGGCCCGGTGCGGCTGCGGGCGGCGCTGGCGTCCAGCTACAACATCCCCGCCGTGCGCGTGGCGGACGCGCTGGGGCCGGAGCAGGTGCTGCGCGTGCTGCGCGAGGCGGGCTTCCAGAGCCTCACGGAGAGCGCGTCGCACTACGGCGTGGGCATCGTGCTGGGCAACGGCGACGTGACGCTGCGCGAGCTGGCGCGGGCGTACCGGGGGCTGGCGCGGGGCGGGGTGGTGGGGCCGTTGAGGGAGGTGCGCGCGGCGTTCGGGCCGGACGGCAAGGCGCTGCGGATTCCGCAGGAGCTGGAGGAGCACCGCTTCCTGGCGGCGCGGCCGGTGGAGCTGCTCACGGACGTGCTGGCGGACGAGGCCGCGCGGGCGCCGGCCTTCGGCCTGGACAATGCGTTGCGGCTGCCGTTCCGCGTGGCGGCGAAGACGGGGACGAGCCGGGCGCACGTGGACAACTGGGCGGCGGGCTTCACGCGCGAGCGCACGGTGGCCGTGTGGGTGGGCAACTTCGACGGCACGCCGATGCGCGGTGTGTCCGGCATCACGGGCGCGGGCCCGGTGTTCGCGCGGGTGATGTCGCTGGCGATGAGGGGCCTCCGCGCGGCTCCGCTGGTGGACCGGAGTCACTTCGAGTCCGCTGAGATCTGCCCGCTGTCCGGCGAGCGCGCGAGCCCGAACTGTCCCGGAGCGATGAAGGAGGTCTACCTGCCGGGCACGGCGCCGCGCCACGAGTGCAAGATGCACCGGAGCGACGGCGCGCTGGACGTGGGCCCGGCGTACCTCGCGTGGGCGCAGGCGGAGGGGCTGACCTCCACGTCGGTGAGCGCGGAGGGCGGGCCGGGGATGGAGCCCGGCTTCATCCTGCCGGCGAACGGGGATGAGTTCCTGGTGGAGCCGGAGCTGCCTGAGAGCGCGCAGGCGGTGCCGGTGCGCGTGATGGCGCCGCGGGGAGCGAAGCTGCTGGAGCTGCGCACGGACGACGGCCGCCGCATCGAACTGCGCCCGCCCTTCGTGACGCGGCTACCAGCGGTGGAAGGGGAGCGCCGATTGGAGCTGTGGGCGCCCGGTGGCTCCGAGCCGCTGGCGGTGACGCGGTACCGAGTCCGATGA
- a CDS encoding OmpA family protein, giving the protein MAFNLIEAVGSQFMQKGLLQKISGSLGEDPQATTKTLPGAIAAVAAGVADQGGNEAGAHRLLSKLNEGGFTGPDAPAHAGDVGEGLLDEEERGKGMLSGIFGNKLGAVTEGLTRFGGMRNAGSATRLLSLAAPMLMGVLGKQVRDQRMGSSGLMQLLNGQRNNIAAALPAGLGGILGFGGTRHAVAEVIEPHREVSQVRETGPVREAHTVRETPPRQTYNRPPERKKSIAGWAIPLALLALVVLAWGALRGRKNERARAPQVTRTTSQPEQNRVAQPVTPAPAVQPTTPAMGGSGSTGSVGHDGTGGSGTQPSGSANVAQDAGTGGSGMEQDAGTGGSGMEQDAGTGGSGMEKDAGTGGSGMEKDAGTGGSGAMEGEGTGGSGQEKQRVSDPNSLREAINGPSAEQGIVLEGVEFRTGSSQITSKSKRMVDELGNVLKENSDTRVRIKGFTDSTGNADANRKLSETRAESVRNELVRDGIPKDRIEVSGEGDADPIASNDTPQGRVQNRRIEVQVLGQ; this is encoded by the coding sequence ATGGCGTTCAATCTGATCGAAGCCGTCGGCTCACAGTTCATGCAGAAGGGATTGCTCCAGAAGATCAGCGGCTCGCTGGGGGAGGACCCGCAGGCGACCACCAAGACGCTGCCGGGCGCCATCGCCGCCGTGGCCGCGGGCGTCGCGGATCAGGGCGGCAACGAGGCCGGCGCGCACCGCCTGCTGTCGAAGCTCAACGAGGGCGGCTTCACCGGACCCGACGCGCCCGCGCACGCTGGCGACGTCGGAGAGGGGCTGCTCGACGAGGAGGAGCGCGGGAAGGGGATGCTGAGCGGCATCTTCGGCAACAAGCTGGGCGCCGTCACCGAGGGGCTCACGCGCTTCGGAGGGATGCGCAACGCCGGCTCGGCGACGCGGCTGTTGTCGCTGGCCGCGCCCATGCTGATGGGCGTCCTGGGCAAGCAGGTGCGTGATCAGCGCATGGGGTCATCCGGGCTGATGCAGCTGCTCAACGGCCAGCGCAACAACATCGCCGCCGCGCTGCCAGCGGGGCTGGGTGGCATCCTGGGCTTCGGGGGTACGCGCCACGCGGTCGCGGAGGTCATCGAACCCCACCGCGAGGTGTCGCAGGTCCGGGAGACGGGCCCCGTGCGGGAGGCCCACACCGTGCGAGAGACGCCGCCCCGGCAGACCTACAACCGTCCACCGGAGCGCAAGAAGAGCATCGCCGGCTGGGCCATTCCGCTGGCCCTGCTCGCGCTGGTCGTGCTCGCGTGGGGGGCCCTGCGCGGACGCAAGAACGAGCGCGCCCGGGCTCCGCAGGTGACGCGCACCACCTCGCAACCCGAGCAGAACCGCGTCGCGCAGCCCGTGACGCCCGCGCCCGCCGTGCAGCCGACGACGCCCGCGATGGGCGGCTCCGGGTCGACGGGTTCGGTGGGGCATGACGGCACCGGAGGCTCCGGAACGCAGCCGAGCGGGAGCGCCAACGTGGCGCAGGACGCGGGCACCGGCGGGTCCGGCATGGAGCAGGACGCGGGCACCGGCGGGTCCGGCATGGAGCAGGACGCGGGCACCGGCGGGTCCGGCATGGAAAAGGACGCGGGCACCGGCGGGTCCGGCATGGAAAAGGACGCGGGCACCGGCGGGTCCGGCGCGATGGAGGGAGAGGGCACCGGCGGCTCCGGCCAGGAGAAGCAGCGCGTGAGCGACCCCAACAGCCTGCGTGAGGCCATCAACGGCCCGAGCGCGGAGCAGGGCATCGTGCTGGAGGGCGTGGAGTTCCGCACGGGCTCGTCGCAGATCACCTCCAAGAGCAAGCGCATGGTGGACGAGCTGGGCAACGTGCTGAAGGAGAACTCCGACACGCGCGTGCGCATCAAGGGCTTCACGGACTCCACCGGCAACGCGGACGCCAACCGCAAGCTGTCGGAGACCCGCGCGGAGAGCGTCCGCAACGAGCTGGTTCGCGACGGCATCCCGAAGGACCGCATCGAGGTCAGCGGCGAGGGTGACGCGGATCCCATCGCCTCCAATGACACCCCTCAGGGCCGCGTGCAGAACCGCCGCATCGAGGTGCAGGTGCTCGGTCAGTGA